A stretch of Saccharothrix texasensis DNA encodes these proteins:
- a CDS encoding ABC transporter permease subunit: MGNLIKSEFRKTTTTGLWWGLMIPTVLLAFGWALGTGAIFKTVSDYMGSSDAEQLATLLNVDPSQWQMSVFGIARSINVATIFPMIFGGLAIANEINRKTITTTFLTAPNRVSALAAKMVVYILWGAIYGIAIVASVSIGIALTSNASSLPDAGGWLALAGVGVLSSILMTMFGVGVGALMTSVVGTTVVLLLYMLIVENGIQLVLASQGLPEIIGFLPNGAVNGLTGSVASSLFLANAGVVPEDLVEGLRAFAGALGAFDWWLSGLIFLVWTALFFLGGWAATQRKDIT; the protein is encoded by the coding sequence ATGGGCAACCTGATCAAGTCCGAGTTCCGCAAGACCACCACCACGGGCCTGTGGTGGGGCCTGATGATCCCGACCGTGCTGCTCGCGTTCGGCTGGGCGCTCGGCACCGGGGCCATCTTCAAGACCGTGTCGGACTACATGGGCAGCTCCGACGCCGAGCAACTGGCCACGCTGCTCAACGTGGACCCGTCGCAGTGGCAGATGTCGGTGTTCGGGATCGCCCGCAGCATCAACGTGGCCACGATCTTCCCGATGATCTTCGGCGGCCTGGCGATCGCGAACGAGATCAACCGCAAGACGATCACCACCACGTTCCTGACCGCGCCCAACCGGGTCTCCGCGCTGGCCGCGAAGATGGTCGTCTACATCCTGTGGGGCGCGATCTACGGCATCGCGATCGTGGCGTCGGTGAGCATCGGCATCGCCCTGACCTCGAACGCGAGCTCGCTGCCGGACGCCGGCGGGTGGCTGGCGCTGGCCGGCGTCGGCGTCCTGTCGTCGATCCTGATGACGATGTTCGGCGTGGGCGTCGGCGCGCTGATGACCAGCGTCGTCGGCACCACCGTGGTGCTGCTGCTCTACATGCTGATCGTGGAGAACGGCATCCAGCTCGTGCTGGCGTCGCAGGGCCTGCCGGAGATCATCGGCTTCCTGCCCAACGGGGCGGTCAACGGCCTGACCGGCTCGGTGGCGTCCTCGCTGTTCCTGGCGAACGCCGGGGTCGTGCCGGAGGACCTGGTGGAGGGGCTGCGCGCGTTCGCCGGCGCGCTCGGCGCGTTCGACTGGTGGTTGAGCGGTTTGATCTTCCTCGTCTGGACGGCGTTGTTCTTCCTCGGCGGCTGGGCAGCTACTCAGCGCAAGGACATCACCTGA
- a CDS encoding TetR/AcrR family transcriptional regulator, whose amino-acid sequence MATDQGGLRERKKRQTRFALSQAAIRLTLERGWDDVSVEDIAAAANVSERTFRNYFAGKAEAIVATHVERGRRTAEALGDRPADEPLWDALVNAIVAQFEPPPGSDGTVPGPHPAELPAGYPAALQKLLAEPAVQYEVFRAHATAQDELTAAIADRTGTSADDLYPQLVSAVVSAGLGTALTRWTQDPTGSIAAVLRDAFDQIRTGLPDPR is encoded by the coding sequence ATGGCGACCGACCAAGGCGGACTGCGCGAACGCAAGAAGCGGCAGACGCGGTTCGCGTTGAGCCAGGCCGCCATCCGCCTCACGCTGGAACGCGGCTGGGACGACGTCTCGGTGGAGGACATCGCCGCCGCCGCGAACGTGTCGGAGCGGACCTTCCGCAACTACTTCGCCGGCAAGGCCGAAGCGATCGTCGCCACCCACGTCGAGCGCGGCCGGCGCACGGCCGAGGCCCTCGGCGACCGCCCGGCCGACGAACCGCTCTGGGACGCGCTCGTCAACGCCATCGTCGCCCAGTTCGAACCACCGCCGGGAAGCGACGGCACGGTGCCCGGCCCGCATCCCGCCGAACTCCCCGCCGGGTACCCCGCCGCACTCCAGAAGCTCCTCGCCGAACCAGCCGTCCAGTACGAGGTCTTCCGCGCCCACGCCACCGCCCAGGACGAGCTGACCGCCGCCATCGCCGACCGCACCGGCACCAGCGCGGACGACCTGTACCCGCAGCTCGTCTCCGCCGTGGTCAGCGCAGGCCTCGGCACCGCGCTCACCCGGTGGACCCAAGACCCCACGGGCTCCATCGCAGCCGTCCTGCGCGACGCCTTCGACCAGATCCGCACCGGCCTGCCCGACCCGCGCTGA
- a CDS encoding SRPBCC family protein has protein sequence MITTKHPETAISADPALPTIHITREFDAPVDAVFRAHVDPELVVRWLGPRSVTMRVDRWDATTGGAYRYAHTRGDEEYRFYGSFHEVRPGERIVQTFTFEGFPDGVCLETVTFEDLGGGRTRLHAISVFETTEGRDAAMASGMETGVVEGYEQLDELLVEG, from the coding sequence ATGATCACGACCAAGCACCCGGAGACCGCGATCAGCGCCGACCCGGCGTTGCCCACCATCCACATCACCCGGGAGTTCGACGCCCCGGTGGACGCCGTGTTCCGCGCGCACGTCGACCCCGAGCTGGTGGTCAGGTGGCTGGGGCCGCGCTCGGTGACCATGCGGGTGGACCGGTGGGACGCGACGACCGGCGGCGCGTACCGGTACGCGCACACCCGCGGTGACGAGGAGTACCGGTTCTACGGCTCGTTCCACGAGGTGCGGCCCGGTGAGCGGATCGTGCAGACGTTCACGTTCGAGGGTTTCCCGGACGGCGTGTGCCTGGAGACGGTGACGTTCGAGGACCTCGGGGGCGGGCGGACGCGGCTGCACGCGATCAGCGTGTTCGAGACGACCGAAGGGCGGGACGCGGCGATGGCCAGCGGCATGGAGACCGGGGTCGTCGAGGGGTACGAGCAGCTGGACGAACTGCTCGTCGAGGGCTGA
- a CDS encoding ABC transporter ATP-binding protein has protein sequence MLEVVTSPDGWIRRLARACWQHRALVVLSVLAAVVGVGLQAVGPLLIKVAVDDAMAGRTDRLTWLAIVLAGLELLTFGTAFVRRYLGGRLAVDVQHDLRQAVFGAVQRLDGPKQDALRTGQVVSRSITDLQLVNSLLSMTPLALGTVVFAVAAVVAMVWLSPLLTVIALVIIPAVGVVAARSRLTLFPATWSAQQRAADVAQHVEETVTGVRVVKGFGQEAREVSRLESRAGLLFAERMRAARLTARPSATLNSLPYLGQVAVLALGGWMALRGEVTLGTFLAFATYVATLVGPTRLLASLMVTAQLARAGVERVYELVDSQPTVVDGDHDVPAGPVAVELRDVTFGYTRSEPVLSGVSLRVEPGETLAIVGTAGSGKSTVSLLLPRFYDVHEGAVSVGGVDVRDLRLTSLRRTVGTVFEEAFLFSDTVRTNIAYGLPDASDEQVEAAARAAEAHEFIAALPNGYDTVVGERGLTLSGGQRQRVALARALLSDPRVLVLDDATSAVDNATEAAIHRTLAAVTAERTTLLIAHRRSSLTLADRIAVLDAGRVVDIGTHAELRERCRLYRELLAGPGEAIEQVDPRADARLEPGPDGTTPDLWPEPEGDELAVRAANRAVGADTSRGGGGSSALVGGTPPTPELMERVHALPPAEDVPTLNGEDPRAPDPGFRLRTLLRPVRWAMLGVAGLLLIDTALAVASPNLVRLGIDRGVVGGQAGWLWAAAGISFALVVLGWVSAAAGTVVTSRLGERLLYLLRVRSYAHLQRLGLDYYEREMAGRIMTRMTTDVDALSSFLQTGLTTFAISVLTVVGIAVALVVTDPGLALVALAVLPILLIATVFFQRLSSAAYAEARERVSAVNADLQENVSGLRVSQAYTREARSAEAFAERSDAYRRSRIRAQRYIATYFPFLSLLSGVAQAGILVVGAYRVAEGTLSPGVLLAFVLYLGLFFSPLYQLSGVFDGYQQARVGLSRIGELLRTPTTVPPAADPVPVAHLRGEVELRDVTFAYQGTTSPAVEDISLHVAPGETVAFVGATGAGKSTLVKLVARFYDVTEGTVLIDGVDLRAYDLSALRQRLGIVPQEAHLFGGDIAENVAYGKPDATRAEIEAAVRAVGAMPVVAALPNAFHQQVGERGQGLSAGQRQLVALARAELVQPTILLLDEATAALDPATESAVLAANDHLSGARTTFVVAHRLATAARADRIVVLSEGRIVEQGTHTELLAANNHYARLWSHGANTEPDPSELTPSH, from the coding sequence ATGTTGGAAGTCGTGACTTCTCCCGACGGCTGGATCCGCAGACTCGCCAGGGCGTGCTGGCAGCACCGTGCGCTCGTGGTGCTGTCGGTGCTCGCCGCCGTCGTCGGCGTCGGGTTGCAGGCCGTCGGCCCGTTGCTGATCAAGGTCGCGGTCGACGACGCGATGGCCGGCCGCACGGACCGCCTGACCTGGCTCGCGATCGTCCTGGCCGGTCTGGAGCTGCTGACCTTCGGCACCGCGTTCGTGCGCCGGTACCTCGGCGGCCGGCTGGCCGTCGACGTGCAGCACGACCTGCGCCAGGCGGTGTTCGGCGCGGTGCAGCGGCTGGACGGGCCGAAGCAGGACGCGCTGCGCACGGGCCAGGTGGTGTCCCGCTCGATCACCGACCTCCAGCTGGTCAACAGCCTGCTGTCGATGACGCCGCTGGCGCTGGGCACGGTGGTGTTCGCGGTGGCGGCCGTCGTGGCGATGGTCTGGCTGTCGCCGCTGCTCACCGTGATCGCGCTGGTGATCATCCCCGCGGTCGGGGTGGTCGCGGCGCGCAGCAGGCTCACCCTCTTCCCGGCCACCTGGTCGGCGCAGCAGCGCGCGGCCGACGTGGCGCAGCACGTCGAGGAGACCGTCACCGGCGTGCGCGTGGTGAAGGGGTTCGGCCAGGAGGCCCGCGAGGTCTCCCGGCTGGAGTCCCGCGCCGGGCTCCTGTTCGCCGAGCGGATGCGCGCGGCCCGCCTGACCGCCCGCCCGTCCGCGACGTTGAACTCCCTGCCCTACCTCGGCCAGGTGGCGGTGCTGGCGCTCGGCGGCTGGATGGCGCTGCGCGGCGAGGTCACCCTCGGCACGTTCCTGGCGTTCGCGACGTACGTGGCCACCCTGGTCGGCCCGACCCGCCTGCTGGCGAGCCTGATGGTGACGGCCCAGCTGGCGCGCGCCGGCGTGGAGCGCGTGTACGAGCTGGTCGACTCCCAGCCGACGGTCGTGGACGGCGACCACGACGTGCCCGCCGGCCCGGTGGCCGTCGAGCTGCGGGACGTGACGTTCGGCTACACGCGCAGCGAGCCGGTGCTCTCGGGCGTGTCCCTGCGCGTGGAGCCGGGCGAGACCCTCGCGATCGTCGGCACGGCGGGCTCGGGCAAGTCGACGGTCTCGCTCCTGCTGCCCCGGTTCTACGACGTGCACGAGGGCGCGGTGTCCGTGGGCGGCGTGGACGTCCGCGACCTGCGCCTGACCTCGCTGCGCCGGACCGTGGGCACGGTGTTCGAGGAGGCGTTCCTCTTCTCCGACACCGTCCGCACGAACATCGCCTACGGGCTGCCGGACGCCTCCGACGAGCAGGTGGAGGCGGCGGCGCGGGCGGCCGAGGCGCACGAGTTCATCGCCGCCCTGCCGAACGGCTACGACACCGTCGTCGGCGAGCGCGGCCTGACCCTGTCCGGCGGCCAGCGCCAGCGCGTCGCCCTGGCCCGCGCCCTGCTCTCCGACCCGCGCGTGCTGGTGCTGGACGACGCGACCTCCGCCGTGGACAACGCCACCGAGGCGGCCATCCACCGCACGCTGGCCGCCGTGACCGCGGAGCGCACGACGCTGCTGATCGCGCACCGGCGGTCGTCGCTCACGCTGGCCGACCGCATCGCCGTGCTGGACGCGGGCCGGGTGGTCGACATCGGCACCCACGCCGAGCTGCGGGAGCGGTGCCGCCTCTACCGCGAGCTCCTCGCGGGTCCGGGCGAGGCGATCGAACAGGTCGACCCCCGTGCCGACGCCAGGCTCGAACCGGGCCCGGACGGCACGACCCCGGACCTCTGGCCCGAACCCGAGGGCGACGAGCTGGCCGTGCGCGCGGCGAACCGGGCCGTCGGCGCGGACACCTCCCGGGGTGGTGGCGGCTCGTCGGCGCTGGTGGGCGGCACCCCGCCGACCCCGGAGCTGATGGAGCGCGTCCACGCCCTGCCGCCCGCCGAGGACGTGCCGACCCTGAACGGCGAGGACCCGCGCGCACCCGACCCGGGGTTCCGGCTGCGCACCCTGCTCCGCCCCGTGCGATGGGCGATGCTGGGCGTGGCCGGTCTGCTCCTGATCGACACGGCGCTGGCCGTCGCCTCGCCGAACCTGGTGCGCCTGGGCATCGACCGGGGTGTCGTCGGCGGCCAGGCGGGTTGGCTCTGGGCAGCCGCCGGGATCAGCTTCGCCCTGGTGGTGCTGGGCTGGGTGTCGGCCGCGGCGGGGACCGTCGTGACCTCCCGGCTCGGTGAGCGCCTGCTGTACCTGTTGCGCGTGCGCAGCTACGCCCACCTGCAACGACTGGGCCTGGACTACTACGAGCGCGAGATGGCCGGCCGGATCATGACCCGGATGACCACCGACGTGGACGCCCTGTCCAGCTTCCTGCAGACCGGTTTGACCACGTTCGCGATCAGCGTGCTGACCGTCGTGGGCATCGCCGTGGCCCTGGTCGTCACCGATCCGGGTCTCGCCCTGGTGGCCCTGGCCGTCCTGCCGATCCTGCTCATCGCGACGGTGTTCTTCCAACGGCTCTCGTCGGCGGCTTACGCGGAGGCGCGGGAACGGGTCAGCGCGGTCAACGCCGACCTCCAGGAGAACGTCTCGGGCCTGCGCGTCTCCCAGGCCTACACGCGGGAGGCGCGTTCGGCCGAGGCCTTCGCCGAGCGCAGCGACGCCTACCGCCGCTCGCGCATCCGGGCGCAGCGGTACATCGCCACCTACTTCCCGTTCCTGTCGCTGCTCTCGGGGGTGGCGCAGGCCGGGATCCTCGTGGTCGGCGCGTACCGGGTGGCGGAGGGCACCCTGTCCCCCGGCGTGCTGCTGGCGTTCGTGCTCTACCTGGGCTTGTTCTTCTCGCCGCTGTACCAGCTGTCGGGCGTGTTCGACGGCTACCAGCAGGCCAGGGTGGGCTTGAGCCGCATCGGCGAGCTGCTGCGCACCCCGACGACCGTCCCCCCGGCCGCCGACCCCGTGCCCGTGGCGCACCTGCGCGGCGAGGTGGAGCTGCGCGACGTCACGTTCGCCTACCAAGGCACCACCAGTCCGGCCGTCGAGGACATCTCGCTGCACGTCGCGCCCGGCGAGACCGTCGCGTTCGTCGGCGCGACCGGCGCGGGCAAGTCGACCCTGGTGAAGCTCGTGGCGAGGTTCTACGACGTCACCGAGGGCACCGTGCTGATCGACGGCGTGGACCTGCGCGCCTACGACTTGTCGGCGCTGCGCCAACGCCTCGGCATCGTCCCGCAGGAGGCGCACCTGTTCGGCGGCGACATCGCGGAGAACGTCGCCTACGGCAAGCCGGACGCCACCCGGGCCGAGATCGAGGCGGCGGTCCGGGCGGTCGGCGCCATGCCCGTGGTCGCCGCCCTGCCCAACGCCTTCCACCAGCAAGTGGGCGAACGCGGCCAGGGCCTGTCCGCCGGCCAACGCCAACTGGTCGCCCTGGCCCGCGCCGAACTGGTCCAACCGACGATCCTGCTCCTCGACGAAGCCACCGCCGCCCTGGATCCCGCCACCGAGTCCGCGGTCCTGGCCGCCAACGACCACCTGTCCGGCGCGAGAACCACCTTCGTCGTCGCCCACCGCCTGGCCACCGCCGCCCGCGCCGACCGGATCGTGGTCCTGTCCGAGGGCCGGATCGTGGAACAAGGCACCCACACCGAACTACTGGCCGCCAACAACCACTACGCCCGCCTCTGGTCGCACGGCGCCAACACCGAACCGGACCCGAGCGAACTGACCCCAAGCCACTGA
- a CDS encoding FAD-dependent monooxygenase, which translates to MDVVIVGGGPNGLMLACELALGGVRPIVLERLLAPSAEPRSNGLVGQVVRMVDRRGLYERLSGRAGPPVPNTSYFMFAAMPLDLGLLADSPIYNLPVPELDTVRVLEGRATELGVEIRRGHEFTGLDQDADGVTLTANGPDGAYELRTRYVVGADSAHSPVRKAAGIGFPGVTHDRSTTRAAHVSVPSDWLDPATGALIVPGHGPVLPFLSVRTARGGFSYAPLPGRPPLVATTEWDEPAATTPMSLDELRASVARVLGADVPLDPPPGPGPHVLRRLDGGNTRVAERYRDGRVFLVGDAAHVFAAGGTGLNLGLQDSINLGWKLAAAVNGGVDVLDTYEAERRPVADRTITYSQAQAALLSPGEDVTGLRGLFGELLTQPGVVRVVAALVAGADVRYPVGDDAHPLAGLPAPDLDLRTPDGTIRLAELVRSARPLLIDLTGTGALRVDGVEVVRAEADTDVTALLLRPDSYVAWASSDEHPDQAGLRSAATRWFGNP; encoded by the coding sequence ATGGACGTGGTCATCGTCGGCGGCGGGCCGAACGGGCTCATGCTCGCCTGCGAGCTCGCCCTGGGAGGTGTCCGGCCGATCGTGCTGGAACGCCTCCTCGCCCCCAGCGCCGAACCCCGGTCGAACGGCCTGGTCGGTCAGGTCGTCCGCATGGTCGACCGCCGCGGCCTGTACGAACGGCTCAGCGGCCGGGCCGGTCCGCCCGTCCCCAACACCAGCTACTTCATGTTCGCCGCGATGCCGCTCGACCTCGGCCTCCTCGCCGACAGCCCGATCTACAACCTCCCCGTGCCGGAACTGGACACCGTCCGGGTCCTCGAAGGACGCGCGACCGAGCTGGGTGTCGAGATCCGCCGCGGCCACGAGTTCACCGGTCTCGACCAAGATGCCGACGGCGTCACCCTCACCGCCAACGGCCCGGACGGCGCCTACGAGCTGCGCACCCGGTACGTCGTCGGCGCCGACAGCGCGCACAGCCCGGTCCGCAAGGCGGCCGGCATCGGTTTCCCGGGTGTCACCCACGACCGGTCGACCACGCGTGCCGCGCACGTCTCCGTGCCGTCGGACTGGCTCGACCCCGCGACCGGCGCGCTGATCGTGCCGGGCCACGGCCCTGTCCTGCCGTTCCTGTCGGTGCGGACCGCGCGCGGCGGCTTCTCGTACGCACCCCTGCCGGGCCGGCCACCGCTGGTCGCCACGACGGAGTGGGACGAGCCGGCGGCGACCACTCCGATGAGCTTGGACGAGTTGCGCGCCAGCGTCGCCCGAGTGCTGGGCGCCGACGTCCCGCTCGACCCGCCACCCGGCCCCGGCCCGCACGTGCTGCGCAGGCTCGACGGCGGCAACACCAGGGTCGCCGAGCGGTACCGGGACGGGCGGGTGTTCCTCGTCGGGGACGCCGCGCACGTCTTCGCCGCCGGCGGCACCGGGCTCAACCTCGGCCTCCAGGACTCGATCAACCTGGGTTGGAAGCTCGCGGCGGCGGTCAACGGCGGCGTCGACGTCCTCGACACCTACGAGGCCGAACGCCGCCCGGTGGCCGACCGGACCATCACCTACTCGCAGGCCCAGGCCGCGCTGCTGTCACCGGGCGAGGACGTCACCGGGCTGCGCGGCCTGTTCGGCGAGCTGCTCACCCAGCCGGGTGTCGTGCGGGTGGTGGCCGCCCTGGTCGCCGGCGCGGACGTCCGCTACCCGGTCGGCGACGACGCCCACCCGCTGGCGGGCCTGCCCGCCCCCGACCTCGACCTGCGCACGCCGGACGGCACGATCCGCCTCGCCGAGCTGGTCAGGTCGGCCCGACCGCTGCTGATCGACCTGACCGGGACCGGCGCCCTGCGCGTCGACGGCGTCGAAGTCGTCCGCGCCGAGGCCGACACCGACGTCACCGCGCTGCTGCTGCGCCCGGACTCCTACGTGGCGTGGGCGTCGAGCGACGAGCACCCGGACCAGGCCGGACTCCGCTCCGCCGCCACCCGCTGGTTCGGCAACCCCTGA
- the ald gene encoding alanine dehydrogenase, translated as MRIAVPREIKNHEYRVALTPAGAHELTQRGHDVVVEAGAGLGSAITDEEYLAAGAKVLPGADDVWAEGDLVLKVKEPIAEEYPRLRKGQVLFTYLHLAADRPLTQALLDSGTTAVAYETVQTPNGALPLLAPMSEVAGRLAPQVGAYSLMKPSGGRGVLPGGVPGVHPARVVVIGGGVAGLNAAAIAVGMGADVQVLDTSVDRLRHIDALYQGRLRTVTSNRYAVEEAVREADLVIGAVLVPGAKAPKLVGNDLVADMKPGSVLVDIAIDQGGCFADSRPTTHADPTYQVHDTVFYCVANMPGAVPRTSTYALTNVTLPYAVALADLGWEAALRADASLALGLNAHEGLLTNLPVAQAHGMTHTPVDL; from the coding sequence GTGCGGATCGCCGTCCCCCGTGAGATCAAGAACCACGAGTACCGCGTCGCGCTGACCCCGGCGGGCGCCCACGAGCTGACCCAGCGCGGCCACGACGTGGTGGTCGAGGCCGGCGCAGGGCTCGGTTCGGCCATCACCGACGAGGAGTACCTGGCCGCGGGCGCGAAGGTGCTGCCCGGCGCGGACGACGTGTGGGCCGAGGGCGACCTGGTGCTCAAGGTCAAGGAGCCGATCGCCGAGGAGTACCCGCGGCTGCGCAAGGGCCAGGTCCTGTTCACGTACCTGCACCTGGCCGCCGACCGGCCGCTGACGCAGGCGTTGCTGGACTCCGGCACCACCGCCGTCGCCTACGAGACCGTGCAGACGCCGAACGGCGCCCTGCCGCTGCTGGCGCCGATGTCCGAGGTGGCGGGCAGGCTCGCACCGCAGGTGGGCGCGTACTCGCTGATGAAGCCGTCCGGCGGGCGCGGCGTGCTGCCCGGCGGCGTGCCGGGGGTGCACCCGGCGCGGGTGGTCGTGATCGGCGGCGGCGTGGCGGGCCTCAACGCGGCGGCGATCGCCGTCGGCATGGGCGCGGACGTGCAGGTCCTGGACACCAGCGTGGACCGGTTGCGCCACATCGACGCGCTCTACCAGGGCCGCCTGCGCACCGTGACGTCCAACCGGTACGCGGTCGAGGAGGCCGTCCGCGAGGCGGACCTGGTCATCGGCGCGGTGCTGGTGCCCGGCGCGAAGGCGCCGAAGCTCGTCGGCAACGACCTGGTGGCCGACATGAAGCCCGGCTCGGTCCTCGTGGACATCGCGATCGACCAGGGCGGCTGCTTCGCCGACTCGCGGCCGACCACGCACGCCGACCCGACCTACCAGGTGCACGACACCGTCTTCTACTGCGTGGCGAACATGCCCGGCGCCGTGCCGCGCACGTCGACCTACGCGCTGACCAACGTGACGCTGCCGTACGCCGTGGCGCTGGCCGACCTGGGCTGGGAGGCCGCGCTGCGGGCGGACGCGTCGCTGGCGCTCGGCCTGAACGCGCACGAGGGCCTGCTGACGAACCTGCCGGTCGCGCAGGCGCACGGGATGACCCACACGCCGGTCGACCTCTGA
- a CDS encoding ABC transporter ATP-binding protein has protein sequence MHDGTGRIVVQNLTKQFGPVAAVQNLSFTVEPGSVTGFLGPNGAGKTTTLRMLLGLVTPTAGTGLINGRPFAQLGNPARVVGAVLEAQGFHPKRTARNHLRVYAAAIGVPDSRADQVLQLVGLGAAADRNAGGFSLGMKQRLALATALLGDPQILVLDEPANGLDPEGIAWLRTFLQSYARSGRTVLISSHLLAEVEQTVDQVVIVSRGQTMYQGSLDQLRGRQQGRVLVQPSDTGALVAALREDGVAAIEQLPDGRIAVTGVAAKQVADTALKAGVSVYGIQEEKADLERLFFQLTSGQYAAPGQYAQPVAYQQQPPPGYQQQYQAPPQGYQQQPGYQQPYQQQPGYQQPPQDYQHYQPPAPGYETPPPGSQQPAQDNPYGRQSGQDGLGGGA, from the coding sequence GTGCACGACGGCACTGGCCGCATCGTGGTGCAGAACTTGACCAAGCAGTTCGGTCCGGTCGCAGCGGTGCAGAACCTCAGCTTCACAGTGGAACCCGGTTCGGTGACCGGCTTCCTCGGTCCCAACGGGGCCGGCAAGACGACGACGTTGCGCATGCTGCTCGGCCTGGTGACCCCGACCGCGGGCACCGGGCTGATCAACGGCAGGCCGTTCGCCCAGCTCGGCAACCCGGCCCGGGTGGTCGGCGCGGTGCTGGAGGCGCAGGGCTTCCACCCCAAGCGCACCGCGCGCAACCACCTGCGCGTCTACGCGGCCGCGATCGGGGTGCCCGACTCGCGCGCCGACCAGGTGCTCCAGCTGGTCGGGCTCGGCGCGGCGGCCGACCGCAACGCGGGCGGGTTCTCGCTCGGCATGAAGCAGCGGCTGGCCCTGGCCACCGCCCTGCTCGGCGACCCGCAGATCCTGGTGCTCGACGAGCCGGCCAACGGGCTGGACCCGGAGGGCATCGCGTGGCTGCGGACGTTCCTCCAGTCCTACGCGCGCAGCGGGCGGACCGTGCTGATCTCCAGCCACCTGCTGGCGGAGGTCGAGCAGACCGTCGACCAAGTGGTGATCGTCAGCCGCGGCCAGACCATGTACCAGGGGTCGCTCGACCAGCTGCGCGGCCGGCAGCAGGGTCGCGTGCTCGTGCAGCCGTCGGACACCGGCGCGCTGGTCGCGGCGCTGCGCGAGGACGGGGTCGCCGCGATCGAGCAGCTGCCGGACGGCCGCATCGCGGTCACCGGCGTGGCGGCCAAGCAGGTCGCCGACACGGCGTTGAAGGCGGGTGTGTCGGTGTACGGCATCCAGGAGGAGAAGGCCGACCTGGAACGGCTGTTCTTCCAGCTCACCAGCGGCCAGTACGCGGCGCCGGGCCAGTACGCCCAGCCCGTCGCCTACCAGCAGCAGCCGCCGCCCGGCTACCAGCAGCAGTACCAGGCGCCACCCCAGGGCTACCAGCAGCAGCCGGGCTACCAGCAGCCGTACCAGCAGCAACCCGGCTACCAGCAGCCCCCGCAGGACTACCAGCACTACCAACCGCCCGCACCGGGCTACGAGACGCCACCGCCGGGCTCCCAGCAGCCGGCGCAGGACAACCCCTACGGTCGGCAGTCCGGCCAGGACGGCCTCGGGGGCGGTGCGTGA